The following proteins are co-located in the Brevibacillus laterosporus DSM 25 genome:
- the yfmF gene encoding EF-P 5-aminopentanol modification-associated protein YfmF has translation MAEKAQEIAFTKSQVNGMNLHILQTEKFKSITMIVNIEQELTEEYASKTALLAMVLKRATARFPEPQKLRQHLDYLYGAIFDVDVAKKGERQILQLYMEVPNEKYLSGNQSLVEDAIEFVGDILTRPYLVNDQFDSTYVEAEKKSLTKKIESIVNDKMRYANQRITEEMFKGEPYATSAIGTIAHVTKIDAASLTDYYRQFVENNPLEIFVVGDVKEDEITSLCKKHLQLPSQRKSNLDIQQVSKKVTEQKAIVDRMDVNQAKLNIGCRSNIVYKDDDYPALLVYNGILGGFPHSKLFLNVREKASLAYYAVSRLESHKGVVMMMSGIDVNNYEKAVTIIKEQMAMMENGEISQEEMDMTKATLYNQFKELLDSGRMMVDFAYNGVISGRARDLQTLLSEIEKVKVQDVVNVAQKIELDTIYLLRDKKGGE, from the coding sequence ATGGCTGAAAAAGCACAGGAAATTGCTTTTACGAAATCTCAGGTAAATGGCATGAATCTACATATTTTACAGACCGAAAAGTTTAAATCAATTACGATGATCGTAAATATTGAACAGGAATTAACTGAGGAATATGCGTCGAAAACCGCTTTGCTTGCCATGGTGTTAAAGCGTGCTACAGCTCGTTTTCCTGAACCCCAAAAGCTTCGTCAGCATCTTGATTATTTGTATGGAGCTATTTTTGACGTAGATGTAGCAAAAAAAGGGGAACGCCAAATTCTACAGCTTTATATGGAGGTTCCTAATGAAAAGTATTTAAGTGGAAACCAGTCTCTGGTTGAAGACGCTATAGAGTTTGTTGGTGATATTCTTACTCGTCCTTATTTGGTTAATGACCAGTTTGATAGTACGTATGTGGAAGCAGAGAAAAAATCTTTAACGAAAAAAATTGAAAGCATCGTAAATGATAAAATGAGGTACGCAAATCAACGGATTACGGAAGAAATGTTTAAAGGGGAACCATATGCTACTTCTGCAATTGGTACTATAGCCCATGTAACGAAGATAGATGCCGCTTCGCTTACCGATTATTATCGTCAATTCGTAGAGAATAACCCTCTTGAAATCTTTGTAGTGGGTGATGTGAAGGAGGATGAGATTACCTCTTTATGTAAGAAGCATCTTCAGCTACCTTCCCAACGTAAGAGTAATCTAGACATTCAACAGGTTTCCAAGAAAGTCACGGAACAAAAAGCAATTGTAGATCGTATGGATGTAAATCAGGCTAAATTAAACATAGGATGTCGTTCAAATATTGTTTACAAAGACGACGATTATCCTGCTTTGCTGGTGTATAACGGAATTCTGGGTGGTTTCCCACACTCCAAACTCTTTTTAAATGTACGTGAAAAGGCTAGCTTGGCCTACTATGCAGTGTCTCGTTTGGAAAGCCATAAGGGCGTAGTTATGATGATGTCAGGTATCGATGTAAATAATTATGAAAAAGCTGTCACTATTATAAAAGAACAGATGGCGATGATGGAAAATGGCGAGATCAGTCAGGAAGAGATGGATATGACGAAAGCTACGTTGTATAACCAATTTAAAGAATTGCTTGATAGCGGTAGAATGATGGTGGACTTTGCTTATAACGGGGTCATAAGTGGCAGAGCACGTGATTTACAAACCCTGCTGTCCGAGATTGAAAAAGTGAAGGTACAAGATGTCGTTAACGTAGCTCAAAAGATTGAACTGGATACAATTTATCTATTACGCGATAAGAAGGGTGGGGAATAG
- a CDS encoding stalk domain-containing protein produces the protein MMRLRRSMSRWIVSSMVGTALLSISWINPMQVQAASVPRIFLMVDGKGIKTDVEPQIVNNRMLVPIRAVSEATQAEVTYQASTKQVLISTETEEFTYRVNQKTAWGNGKKYNLDVSPIVKEGRILVPLRSISELLGYQVDYNEQSKVAVVATKTTSATYTVQTGDSLWSISQKFGVPILSIKKESGLTKDEIWQGMKLTIPVVTMYKQTWSPLDTKTKQQYIENIDQALNPKQSVFPLKKGTWYEQVYDTYGDGRTWGADAQGRNHEGIDIMAFHGVPVFSSTNGVINRLGWNNMGGWRVNITHSSGKYRVYYAHLSAFAPGLKVGSSVKTGQLIGFVGDTGYGSSGTSGMFAPHLHFGLYSNQTGEAVNPYPFLKYLETIEMESIK, from the coding sequence ATGATGAGATTACGAAGGAGTATGAGCCGTTGGATAGTAAGCAGTATGGTGGGAACTGCCTTGTTATCAATTTCTTGGATTAACCCTATGCAAGTACAGGCTGCTTCTGTGCCACGCATTTTCCTAATGGTAGATGGAAAAGGTATAAAAACGGATGTAGAACCACAAATTGTGAATAATCGTATGTTGGTACCGATTCGAGCTGTGTCAGAAGCTACTCAGGCGGAGGTTACCTATCAGGCATCTACCAAGCAAGTACTTATTAGTACGGAAACAGAAGAATTTACTTATAGGGTGAACCAAAAAACAGCTTGGGGCAACGGGAAAAAGTATAATCTCGATGTTTCTCCAATAGTAAAAGAAGGTCGCATTTTAGTTCCCCTACGTTCGATAAGTGAGTTATTAGGTTATCAGGTAGATTATAATGAACAATCGAAGGTAGCTGTGGTTGCTACTAAAACAACCTCAGCAACTTATACAGTACAAACAGGGGACTCGCTGTGGTCCATTAGTCAAAAATTCGGTGTTCCCATTTTGTCGATAAAGAAAGAGTCTGGTTTAACAAAGGATGAGATATGGCAGGGAATGAAGCTAACCATTCCAGTGGTTACTATGTATAAACAGACATGGAGCCCATTAGATACAAAAACGAAACAGCAATACATAGAGAACATTGACCAAGCTTTAAATCCTAAACAAAGTGTTTTCCCATTAAAAAAGGGTACTTGGTATGAACAGGTTTACGATACATATGGGGATGGACGGACATGGGGAGCAGACGCTCAAGGTAGAAATCATGAAGGTATTGATATTATGGCTTTTCATGGAGTACCTGTCTTTTCGTCGACGAATGGAGTCATTAATCGCTTAGGATGGAATAACATGGGGGGGTGGAGAGTAAATATTACACATTCCTCTGGTAAGTATCGAGTGTACTATGCCCATTTAAGTGCTTTTGCTCCAGGATTAAAAGTGGGGAGTTCGGTTAAAACGGGCCAATTAATTGGTTTCGTAGGCGATACTGGCTATGGATCTAGTGGAACTTCAGGTATGTTTGCGCCTCATTTGCATTTTGGACTGTACAGCAATCAGACAGGCGAAGCTGTTAATCCTTATCCTTTCCTTAAATATCTTGAAACGATAGAAATGGAATCGATTAAGTAA